One window of Thermocoleostomius sinensis A174 genomic DNA carries:
- a CDS encoding glycosyltransferase family 2 protein yields MTPFELQLQEQLVNEQRLTAQQFQDAYALSQTTPCSLAQALWRLNLMTPDAFLEVVSRLTDYPLLKRWQERDRAIDFALSRQFDPTDEMSRFNFFPCQRLDDGTIAVALEDWDNPAVTEIIHRVYPGAPIQILLATQAQIRSLIVESGLEIQLLESQVLTDLEWQDALATARYTDVPVGQVLITQGYVKGIDYMETVGNLLDLPLLFRYDKADLAEPDAELVQQFDLQTMLAHLFIPYAWVGDRTMMVIEQNPLDTTVESLIYARHPGIQLFKVLGTERDVTHLIDQLYQNRFSWRATYHLMAYAPDISAARVFTPTQMIAMYFVLGVVLWGLLSDWWLTLAILMAILNLFFIASIGFKLVLSLVGALDQLYRISDEEVAAVDDRTLPLYTILIPVYREPEVLPILVQALDQLDYPKEKLDALLLLEADDTETIEAARELDPPRYIRFIYVPESQPKTKPKALNYALPFARGEYLTIYDAEDIPEPDQLKKAIIAFRTSSPDLVCVQAALNYFNYDENILTRMFTLEYSYWFDYIVPGLQTLRCPIPLGGTSNHFRLDRLRELGGWDPFNVTEDADLGIRASERGYRIGVINSTTFEEANVELKNWIRQRSRWLKGYMQTWLVHTRFPIRSIRRLGFRKWAATQLFMGGTILSFITTPLLWALFIYWLVTRASWLDRLFPEWVLYISLFNLIFGNALGIYLNMIAVFRRRYYKLIFYSLLNPLYWLLHSAAGYIALWQLYGNPFYWEKTRHGLSKFFQENGNGNGNGVHTVNGNGNGNGNSRANGGNGNGRSNGRSNGGSNGGSNGTP; encoded by the coding sequence ATGACACCGTTTGAACTACAGCTTCAAGAACAACTCGTCAATGAACAGCGGTTGACCGCTCAACAGTTTCAAGATGCCTATGCTCTGAGTCAAACGACGCCTTGCTCGCTTGCTCAAGCGTTGTGGCGACTGAATTTGATGACGCCAGATGCATTTTTGGAAGTGGTCTCCCGGTTGACGGACTATCCCCTGTTGAAACGATGGCAAGAGCGTGACCGTGCGATCGATTTTGCCCTCTCTCGTCAGTTTGATCCAACCGATGAGATGAGTCGATTCAACTTCTTCCCCTGTCAGCGGTTAGATGACGGCACGATCGCCGTGGCCCTGGAAGACTGGGACAATCCGGCTGTCACCGAAATCATTCATCGGGTCTATCCAGGGGCACCCATTCAGATTTTGTTGGCGACTCAAGCCCAGATTCGCTCGCTGATTGTCGAATCAGGGCTGGAAATTCAACTGCTAGAGTCGCAGGTACTGACAGATCTTGAATGGCAAGATGCTTTAGCGACGGCTCGCTATACCGATGTGCCTGTGGGGCAGGTGTTGATTACCCAGGGCTATGTCAAGGGAATTGATTACATGGAAACCGTTGGTAACTTGCTAGATCTCCCCTTGTTGTTTCGCTATGACAAGGCTGATTTAGCGGAACCCGATGCGGAATTGGTGCAACAGTTTGATCTGCAAACCATGCTAGCGCATCTGTTCATTCCCTATGCCTGGGTGGGCGATCGAACCATGATGGTGATTGAGCAAAATCCGCTTGATACTACGGTAGAATCGCTAATCTATGCTAGGCATCCTGGCATTCAATTGTTCAAAGTGCTGGGAACAGAGCGCGATGTGACGCATCTAATTGATCAGCTTTACCAAAACCGATTCAGTTGGCGTGCCACCTATCACCTCATGGCCTATGCTCCGGATATTTCGGCCGCACGGGTCTTTACCCCTACCCAAATGATTGCGATGTATTTTGTGTTGGGGGTGGTTCTGTGGGGGCTATTGTCCGACTGGTGGCTAACTTTGGCCATTCTCATGGCCATCCTCAACTTGTTCTTCATTGCTTCAATTGGGTTCAAGCTGGTACTGAGCTTAGTGGGCGCACTCGATCAGCTATACCGAATCAGCGACGAAGAGGTGGCGGCCGTAGACGATCGCACGCTGCCACTCTATACCATTCTGATTCCGGTCTACCGCGAGCCGGAAGTGCTGCCTATCTTAGTACAAGCGCTCGATCAATTGGATTATCCCAAAGAAAAACTCGATGCGCTGCTGCTGCTGGAAGCAGATGATACGGAAACGATTGAAGCGGCTCGAGAACTTGACCCCCCGCGCTATATTCGGTTTATTTACGTACCCGAAAGTCAACCCAAAACCAAACCCAAGGCACTGAACTATGCGTTACCGTTTGCCCGTGGCGAATACCTGACCATCTATGATGCCGAAGACATTCCCGAACCGGATCAGTTGAAGAAAGCGATTATTGCCTTCCGCACCAGTTCTCCCGATCTGGTCTGTGTGCAGGCGGCGCTGAATTATTTCAACTACGACGAAAACATTCTGACACGGATGTTTACGCTGGAATATTCCTACTGGTTTGACTACATTGTACCGGGCTTGCAAACCCTACGTTGTCCAATTCCGTTGGGGGGAACTAGTAACCACTTCCGCCTCGATCGCCTGCGGGAACTGGGGGGGTGGGACCCGTTTAACGTCACCGAAGATGCAGATTTGGGCATTCGTGCCAGCGAACGTGGCTATCGGATTGGGGTGATCAATTCTACCACCTTTGAAGAAGCCAATGTCGAACTGAAAAACTGGATTCGGCAACGCTCGCGCTGGCTTAAGGGCTACATGCAAACATGGCTTGTACACACCCGCTTCCCGATTCGATCAATTCGTCGGCTAGGGTTTCGTAAGTGGGCTGCGACCCAACTGTTTATGGGTGGCACAATTTTATCGTTCATTACCACGCCGTTGCTTTGGGCGCTGTTTATCTATTGGTTGGTTACCCGCGCTTCCTGGCTCGATCGATTATTTCCTGAATGGGTGCTGTACATTTCGCTGTTCAATCTCATCTTTGGTAATGCGCTGGGCATTTACCTCAACATGATTGCGGTATTCCGTCGGCGCTACTACAAGCTGATTTTCTATTCATTACTCAATCCTCTCTATTGGCTCCTACATTCTGCCGCTGGCTACATTGCCCTTTGGCAACTCTATGGCAATCCGTTTTATTGGGAAAAAACTCGACACGGATTGAGTAAGTTTTTCCAAGAAAATGGCAACGGCAATGGTAATGGCGTCCACACTGTTAATGGCAACGGCAACGGCAACGGCAACAGCAGGGCTAATGGTGGTAACGGCAATGGTCGATCGAACGGTCGATCGAACGGTGGGTCAAATGGTGGATCGAATGGCACACCCTAG
- a CDS encoding carbohydrate porin — protein sequence MFSLFHDSFLKNWRMASFSLAVWLGLSLIVNHSPTEAATAPKPQSDQSISDPISDATLAISSQSRSGLEAGEASGDTIVASGVASSSSEFDWVEASESSADIANAVASVATEVETDRADVIAQGTVPSDPSSPIPIPTFSDDPNVCFADCNPSARFDFRPPDRFSLTPTPPSSNLVQVPYPAPPTDPTSPVPAPPPAIDPVPVSPGLSTAQPPQPTPVTASELDSPLPSTALTPPTLQLQGVYLYQGDEGAARARILGVYPITPRLQVGGSVDITDGEVFSEGGNDGVNLNELYLTVAPQDLPNLRLVVGQLDLTSYFDRNSFAKDAATQFFNPVFSTNPALSAAGIGSRQGALVNWTITDNVEARGVVFSSDRSISNFDLNGFAGEIGLRFDNLIVRGTFVTSEDSGNGDGFQEIFNIDRGNGQFGAQEGDRENAYGINAEYFIPAINLGIFGRYGYYENTDLDEDGDTFNFGINVYDLFMEGDRIGLGYGRALSNQGLRRDNGDRVPDVLEVFYDFRLLPGLRAGLTYQALEEFSESIAGFRVRTEFDLIPRQTP from the coding sequence ATGTTCAGCTTATTTCACGATTCTTTCCTGAAAAATTGGCGAATGGCTAGCTTCTCCCTAGCCGTTTGGTTGGGGCTTAGTCTTATTGTCAATCACTCGCCAACTGAAGCGGCTACCGCTCCGAAGCCTCAATCAGATCAATCAATTTCTGACCCAATTTCTGATGCGACATTGGCTATTTCATCTCAATCTCGCTCAGGGCTAGAAGCGGGTGAGGCGAGCGGCGATACTATTGTCGCTTCTGGTGTTGCTTCTAGCTCCTCAGAGTTCGACTGGGTCGAAGCCTCCGAATCGTCTGCTGACATAGCTAATGCGGTGGCATCAGTAGCGACAGAAGTAGAGACAGATCGAGCAGACGTAATCGCGCAAGGCACAGTCCCGTCGGACCCGAGTTCCCCCATTCCCATTCCGACTTTTTCAGACGACCCCAACGTTTGTTTTGCCGATTGTAATCCTTCTGCCCGCTTTGACTTCCGCCCGCCCGATCGCTTCAGCTTAACCCCAACCCCTCCTAGTTCCAACCTGGTGCAGGTGCCCTATCCTGCTCCTCCTACTGACCCAACCTCACCAGTTCCCGCTCCTCCGCCCGCGATCGACCCAGTTCCGGTATCTCCGGGTTTATCCACTGCCCAACCCCCTCAACCCACCCCGGTGACTGCTTCAGAATTAGACTCGCCGCTGCCCAGTACGGCTTTGACACCTCCAACACTTCAGTTGCAAGGAGTGTATTTGTATCAAGGTGATGAAGGAGCGGCGCGGGCCCGTATTCTTGGTGTTTATCCGATTACTCCGCGTTTGCAAGTGGGTGGCAGTGTGGATATCACTGACGGCGAGGTGTTCAGTGAAGGTGGCAATGATGGCGTTAATCTCAACGAACTATATCTAACGGTAGCTCCGCAGGATCTGCCAAATTTGCGCCTGGTGGTAGGACAACTGGATCTTACGTCCTATTTCGATCGCAACAGCTTCGCCAAAGATGCAGCCACGCAGTTTTTCAACCCGGTTTTTTCCACCAATCCAGCCTTGTCGGCGGCTGGCATTGGCTCGCGGCAAGGAGCACTGGTGAACTGGACAATTACTGACAATGTGGAAGCTCGCGGTGTAGTTTTTTCGTCCGATCGCAGCATCAGCAATTTTGACTTGAATGGCTTTGCGGGCGAAATTGGTCTGCGGTTCGACAATTTGATTGTACGTGGTACGTTTGTAACCTCGGAAGACAGCGGTAACGGAGACGGCTTCCAGGAAATTTTCAATATCGATCGCGGCAATGGGCAATTTGGTGCTCAGGAAGGCGATCGGGAAAATGCTTATGGCATCAACGCCGAATATTTTATTCCAGCTATTAACTTAGGTATCTTTGGACGCTACGGCTACTACGAAAACACCGACCTTGACGAAGACGGCGACACGTTCAACTTTGGAATTAATGTCTATGACCTGTTTATGGAGGGCGATCGGATTGGGCTGGGCTATGGTCGCGCTCTGTCGAACCAAGGCTTGCGTCGGGATAACGGCGATCGGGTACCTGATGTACTGGAAGTGTTCTATGATTTCCGCTTGTTGCCCGGGTTGCGAGCCGGTCTGACGTATCAAGCCCTCGAAGAATTCAGCGAATCGATTGCCGGATTTCGGGTTCGCACCGAGTTTGACCTGATTCCCCGTCAAACCCCCTAA
- a CDS encoding tetratricopeptide repeat protein, with amino-acid sequence MQTGQRRTWQRRLSSVLALGLFTGSLMLSLALPVRSQVPIDVREAYTLMDQGLVNQAITIFENAVQRYPQSVEARLGLAIAYRRAGRDADAFATYERVLEIDPSNRLALLSLGTLAGFRIDWQDRGIEALTTLLELDPNDTQARAQRALLYGYQGQFGRAIADYEIALQANPTPEVVLGAAQVYAYSGDYELAIALFNRYRGTGGEIRGSAATAYAVALRETGNPDQAAQLLQAELQRYGNVLDGTTIRMRAELAINYAAIGQVSQAESVLARLQGRRDSRMILSRSYLALARYTGNPVYVNEAIALYEEVLTQEPVYLTVGIGREIADVLTGFPQYRTYALEVYRQLAEQQPNDRSLQIQQASLERELGQISSAELGQRVATALQPLPSDPYQQRIIAQSLTRLDSPDPVLLPYYQTLLNAGVNEPLLSYRIAQIYVQQNDFATARSALSQYAATPMGQRESYASEILLAEIDRREGNLEGAAQRYERVIASNPPDSGVLSGAFQGLAGIRQTQGRLPEAIALYDQIIQLNPQDPTKPLGRASLAYQGGLISEAEAETVLNTWLSTQPPTYTPPELYSLVGALPANPQRQPLYATLLQNDPNNIPIQLRQVELIAARDPNAAEAYVNELIARDPNNLGAYFVQGQLAQNAGNLRRADRAYSTILNQDPNNVDALAALGGVRFQQRRFTSASRIYNEVLELEPNNRVAQRALIDLTAVQGNRLTALRQLEQMQLQASATGGVDAELLQQQRRIEEGFLQQRGFQPPWERY; translated from the coding sequence ATGCAAACCGGCCAACGGCGAACATGGCAGCGTAGATTGAGTAGTGTGTTGGCGCTTGGATTATTTACCGGTTCATTGATGCTGAGTCTGGCGTTGCCCGTGCGATCGCAAGTGCCGATCGATGTGCGCGAAGCCTATACCCTGATGGATCAGGGCTTGGTCAATCAAGCCATTACTATCTTTGAAAATGCGGTGCAGCGCTATCCCCAGTCTGTGGAAGCCCGGTTGGGACTGGCCATTGCCTACCGGCGGGCCGGACGCGATGCCGATGCGTTTGCCACCTATGAACGGGTCTTGGAAATCGATCCGAGTAACCGCTTGGCACTGTTAAGCTTGGGCACCTTAGCAGGATTCCGAATTGATTGGCAAGATCGAGGCATTGAGGCTTTAACCACGCTGCTGGAACTTGACCCCAACGATACGCAAGCACGGGCCCAGCGGGCACTGCTGTATGGCTATCAGGGGCAGTTTGGGCGAGCCATTGCCGACTATGAAATTGCACTGCAAGCCAATCCGACGCCAGAAGTCGTGCTGGGAGCGGCACAAGTCTATGCCTATAGCGGCGATTATGAACTAGCGATCGCTCTGTTCAATCGTTATCGGGGCACAGGCGGTGAAATTCGCGGCAGTGCGGCCACAGCCTATGCGGTGGCGTTGCGAGAAACGGGCAATCCTGACCAAGCGGCTCAATTATTACAAGCAGAACTCCAGCGCTACGGCAATGTTCTAGACGGCACGACGATCCGAATGCGAGCCGAACTGGCGATCAACTATGCGGCGATCGGGCAAGTCAGTCAGGCAGAATCGGTTTTAGCACGGCTGCAAGGACGCCGAGATTCGCGCATGATTTTGTCGCGCTCGTATTTGGCCTTGGCGCGATATACGGGCAATCCAGTCTACGTGAATGAAGCGATCGCCCTGTATGAAGAAGTGCTGACGCAAGAACCCGTGTACCTGACGGTAGGGATTGGGCGCGAAATTGCCGATGTGCTGACCGGGTTCCCGCAGTACCGCACCTACGCCCTGGAAGTGTATCGCCAGTTAGCCGAACAACAGCCCAACGATCGCAGCTTGCAAATTCAGCAGGCGTCTCTAGAGCGAGAATTGGGGCAAATTTCCAGTGCGGAACTGGGTCAACGAGTCGCCACCGCCCTGCAACCGTTGCCATCTGATCCTTATCAGCAGCGCATTATTGCTCAATCCTTGACCCGCCTCGACTCGCCCGATCCGGTGCTGTTACCCTACTATCAAACCCTGCTAAATGCTGGCGTGAATGAACCGTTGCTGTCGTACCGCATTGCCCAAATCTATGTACAGCAAAACGATTTTGCCACCGCCCGATCGGCCCTCAGCCAATATGCGGCGACGCCGATGGGACAGCGCGAATCCTATGCCAGCGAAATATTGCTAGCTGAAATCGATCGACGAGAAGGCAACTTGGAAGGGGCCGCCCAACGCTATGAACGAGTGATCGCCAGCAATCCGCCCGACAGCGGCGTGTTGAGTGGGGCGTTTCAGGGACTCGCTGGCATTCGCCAAACTCAGGGTCGCTTGCCAGAAGCGATCGCCCTTTATGACCAAATTATTCAACTCAATCCTCAAGATCCAACCAAGCCACTGGGGCGCGCTAGTTTGGCGTATCAAGGCGGATTGATTTCCGAAGCCGAAGCCGAAACCGTGCTGAATACGTGGCTATCGACCCAACCGCCCACCTACACGCCACCGGAACTCTATAGCTTAGTGGGGGCCCTGCCAGCTAATCCACAGCGCCAACCGCTCTATGCAACGCTGCTGCAAAATGACCCCAATAACATTCCGATCCAACTACGACAGGTGGAACTGATTGCTGCCCGTGACCCTAATGCGGCCGAAGCCTATGTGAATGAATTGATCGCCCGCGATCCAAATAACCTCGGCGCGTATTTTGTGCAAGGACAACTGGCTCAAAATGCGGGTAACTTGCGTCGGGCCGATCGCGCCTACAGCACCATCCTCAACCAAGACCCCAATAACGTGGATGCGTTGGCGGCGTTGGGTGGGGTGCGCTTCCAACAGCGGCGTTTTACCTCAGCTTCCCGGATCTACAACGAAGTGCTGGAACTGGAACCAAACAACCGCGTTGCTCAACGCGCGTTGATCGATCTCACGGCGGTGCAGGGCAATCGCCTAACAGCCTTGCGCCAACTGGAACAAATGCAGCTTCAAGCATCAGCGACGGGGGGAGTCGATGCAGAACTGTTGCAGCAGCAGCGGCGGATTGAAGAAGGATTCCTGCAACAGCGGGGATTTCAACCTCCTTGGGAGCGGTACTAA
- the aspS gene encoding aspartate--tRNA ligase yields the protein MRTYYCGHLQSAHVGETVTLFGWVDRRRDHGGVIFVDLRDRSGTAQIVSDPERTPKSYQIAADLRNEYVVKVTGRVSKRPPESLNPRIPTGEIEIYADEIELLNSVRKQLPFQVSTAEEEPVREDLRLKYRYLDLRRERMSRNLQLRHTVVKTLRRYLEDKAGFIEVETPILTKSTPEGARDYLVPSRVNPGEFFALPQSPQLFKQLLMVSGVDRYYQITRCFRDEDLRADRQPEFTQLDMEMSFMSQAEIFDLNEAMLVHLFQAVKGIDLPRPFPRLTYAEALDRYGTDKPDTRFALELVNVSDLMKDSGFKVFSGAVATGGIVKVLPIPGGNEAISNVRIKPGGDLFNEAATMGAKGLAYIRVRDNGEIDTIGAIKDNLSEAQKQELLQRTGAVPGHLLLFGAGETAVVNKTLDRLRQVIGKELGLIDPNQVNLLWVTDFPMFEWNSDEKRLEAIHHPFTAPHPDDLDDLKTARAQTYDLVYNGYEIVSGSLRIYQPEIQQQVLEIIGLSLEEAHRKFGFLLEAFEYGAPPHGGLAYGLDRLVMLLAGEESIRDVIAFPKTQQARCLLTNAPSRVDNRQLKELYVASTYQPKP from the coding sequence ATGCGAACTTATTACTGTGGACACCTGCAATCGGCACATGTTGGAGAGACAGTCACGCTGTTTGGTTGGGTCGATCGTCGTCGCGATCATGGAGGGGTGATTTTTGTTGATTTACGCGATCGCAGTGGAACCGCCCAAATTGTCAGCGATCCAGAGCGAACGCCCAAGTCTTATCAAATTGCTGCCGATCTGCGCAATGAATATGTGGTCAAAGTTACTGGTCGGGTTTCAAAGCGCCCACCCGAATCCCTCAACCCTCGTATCCCTACTGGCGAAATTGAAATTTATGCTGACGAGATTGAGTTGCTGAACTCGGTACGAAAACAATTGCCGTTTCAAGTTTCTACTGCCGAAGAAGAACCAGTGCGTGAAGATTTGCGCTTGAAATATCGCTACCTAGATCTGCGGCGAGAACGCATGAGCCGAAACCTACAGCTTCGTCATACGGTGGTCAAAACCCTCCGTCGTTATTTAGAAGATAAAGCCGGGTTCATTGAAGTCGAGACGCCAATCTTAACAAAATCGACGCCTGAAGGAGCAAGAGATTACCTAGTTCCCAGTCGAGTCAACCCAGGGGAGTTTTTTGCGCTGCCTCAGTCGCCTCAACTCTTCAAGCAGTTATTGATGGTCTCGGGGGTCGATCGCTATTACCAAATTACGCGCTGTTTCCGCGATGAAGATCTGCGCGCCGATCGCCAGCCCGAATTCACTCAACTAGACATGGAGATGAGCTTCATGTCTCAAGCAGAAATTTTTGACCTTAATGAAGCCATGTTGGTGCACTTGTTTCAAGCCGTCAAAGGGATTGATCTACCGCGTCCATTTCCGCGCCTTACCTATGCAGAAGCGCTCGATCGCTACGGCACAGATAAACCTGATACACGCTTTGCTCTGGAACTGGTGAACGTATCAGATCTAATGAAAGACTCTGGTTTTAAAGTCTTTTCGGGGGCGGTAGCAACAGGCGGCATTGTCAAGGTTCTACCGATTCCTGGCGGCAATGAAGCCATTTCTAATGTTCGCATTAAACCCGGTGGCGATCTGTTCAATGAAGCGGCAACGATGGGCGCTAAAGGGCTGGCTTATATCCGAGTACGCGACAATGGCGAAATCGATACAATCGGCGCCATTAAAGATAACCTTTCGGAGGCGCAGAAGCAAGAATTGCTGCAACGCACGGGAGCAGTTCCCGGCCATCTGCTGCTGTTTGGGGCAGGTGAAACAGCCGTGGTCAATAAAACGCTCGATCGATTGCGTCAAGTAATTGGTAAAGAACTGGGGCTGATCGATCCCAATCAAGTGAATTTACTTTGGGTGACGGATTTTCCCATGTTTGAGTGGAACTCGGACGAAAAACGCCTAGAAGCCATTCACCATCCCTTTACCGCGCCGCATCCAGATGATCTTGATGACCTGAAGACAGCCCGGGCCCAAACCTACGATCTGGTCTATAACGGCTATGAAATTGTCAGCGGCAGTTTACGAATTTATCAGCCTGAAATTCAGCAACAGGTGCTTGAAATCATTGGACTGTCTCTGGAAGAAGCTCACAGAAAATTTGGGTTTTTACTAGAAGCGTTCGAGTATGGGGCCCCACCCCACGGGGGCCTTGCCTATGGACTCGATCGCCTGGTAATGTTGCTGGCGGGTGAAGAATCCATTCGGGATGTCATTGCCTTTCCTAAAACCCAACAGGCTCGCTGCCTGCTGACAAATGCTCCCTCACGGGTTGACAATCGACAACTGAAGGAACTATATGTTGCTTCAACCTATCAACCAAAACCGTAA
- a CDS encoding glycosyl hydrolase family 8, whose product MNKVQRCSTPRSIRSSRRITHLGRSVSFFSLLLLSTMLLGCVSSFPSLGSASETTDANAAVLSTEDLLQQSWQAYQQRFIQADGRVIDRESNDRSTSEAQAYALLRAVFMDDRQTFDRVLQWSENNLQRRNANGSRRDQLWSWKWGRNDQGEWTTIDGNFASDADVDAITALIFAARRWGDPAYLELAQTKLPDLWRLSTVSIELETGEPIRYFLPGPLEAFQPQPDRLYLNPSYLAPYAFRLFAQVDPDRDWLSLVDSSYDVLTRSAEVSDIGLPSNWVALNTETGEFQPVPRTSPLQSIYSFDAYRVWWRIALDATWFEEPRAEQYLQQHLQPLKSKWRSTRTIPAQISLQGKPLVNYESTAQYAMLYAAFRIVDPAIAEQIRQQKLVSSYENGFWDNDSAYYSQNLSWFGLFPSESIRSEWLLP is encoded by the coding sequence ATGAATAAAGTTCAGCGGTGCTCCACTCCTCGATCGATTCGATCCTCTCGTAGGATCACTCATTTGGGTCGATCGGTCAGTTTCTTCAGTCTCTTGCTCTTGAGTACGATGCTGTTGGGCTGTGTGTCTTCATTTCCCTCGCTCGGCTCTGCCTCTGAAACCACTGACGCTAACGCAGCGGTTCTGTCTACCGAAGACCTGTTGCAGCAAAGCTGGCAAGCTTATCAACAGCGGTTCATTCAAGCCGACGGCCGGGTAATCGATCGCGAAAGCAACGATCGTTCTACCTCAGAAGCCCAAGCCTATGCTCTGCTGCGGGCCGTATTTATGGACGATCGCCAAACCTTCGATCGGGTTTTGCAATGGTCAGAAAATAATCTACAACGCCGCAATGCCAATGGCAGCCGTCGCGATCAGTTATGGAGTTGGAAGTGGGGACGCAATGATCAGGGGGAATGGACGACGATCGACGGCAATTTTGCCAGTGATGCTGATGTCGATGCTATTACTGCCCTGATTTTCGCTGCTCGTCGCTGGGGAGACCCCGCCTATCTGGAGTTGGCGCAAACCAAACTGCCGGATTTATGGAGATTGTCTACGGTGTCCATTGAGCTAGAAACCGGGGAACCCATTCGCTATTTTCTGCCTGGACCCCTCGAAGCGTTTCAGCCGCAGCCCGATCGCCTCTACCTCAATCCGTCCTATCTGGCTCCCTATGCCTTTCGTCTGTTTGCTCAGGTTGATCCCGATCGCGATTGGCTCAGTTTAGTAGATAGCAGCTATGACGTGTTAACTCGATCGGCGGAAGTGTCAGACATTGGCTTGCCCAGTAACTGGGTGGCACTCAATACCGAAACTGGCGAATTTCAACCTGTGCCTCGCACTAGCCCCCTACAAAGTATCTATAGCTTTGATGCCTATCGCGTTTGGTGGCGCATTGCCCTGGATGCGACTTGGTTTGAAGAACCCCGGGCGGAGCAGTATTTGCAGCAGCATCTGCAACCGCTTAAGTCTAAATGGCGATCGACCCGCACAATTCCGGCTCAGATTAGCTTGCAGGGCAAACCGCTAGTAAATTATGAATCCACCGCCCAGTACGCCATGCTATATGCAGCATTTCGCATTGTTGATCCGGCAATTGCAGAACAAATTCGACAGCAAAAGCTTGTGTCTTCCTACGAAAACGGGTTTTGGGATAATGATTCTGCCTACTATTCGCAAAACTTGAGTTGGTTTGGGTTATTTCCTTCAGAGTCCATTCGTTCCGAATGGTTGCTGCCATGA